DNA from Flavobacterium aestivum:
AGCTAAGGAAGCCCAAGGAATGCTAGAGATGAGAATCGCTAAACTAGAAGAGGTACATTCTAATGCTAGATTAATTGATGAGTCTAATTTAGATCTTTCGAAAGTATTGGTTTTGTCGAATGTGAAAATCAAGAACCAAACTAACGGAATGGAAATGAAGTATACACTTGTTGCCGAAAGTGAAGCCGACTTGAAAACTGGAAAAATATCGGTTACATCACCTATAGGAAAAGGTTTGTTGGGTAAAAGAGTAGGGGAAGTTGCAGAAATTACAGTTCCTAACGGTGTTTTGAAATTTGAAATTCTGGAAATTACCAGAGAGTAATCTTTAGTAATTAGATGGTAGTTTCTGTACCTTCTCTATGTTTTTTATTCTAAATTTTTAAATATAAAAATAACATGAGTTCTATTTTTAAAAAAATCATTGATGGAGAAATTCCATGTTACAAAGTTGCTGAAGATGAAAACTTTTTGGCTTTTTTGGACGTAAATCCCAATGCAAAAGGACATACACTTTGTATTCCTAAGCAAGAAATAGACAAGTTTTTTGATATCGAAGATGAATTGTATCTTGGATTGATGAAGTTCTCTAAAAAAGTAGCCACTGCTCTTGAAAAAACAGTTCCTTGTAAAAGAATTGGTATGGCAGTAATTGGCTTAGAAGTTCCTCACGCACACGTGCACTTAATCCCTTTGAATGAAATGGGAGAAATGACATTCAAGCACAAAGTGAGTTTGACAAAAGAAGAATTTGAGGCTTTGGCAAAAAGGATTCAAGAGAATTTATAAAAATATTATAGACATAAGAGCACGAATCTTTTAAGGACTAATTTAAAAGATTCGTGTTTTTTTATGCCAAAAAATAAATGTTATGAAGGGTACATTTTTATTTTTGATGTTTACAATTATTGGTTTTGGACAATCAAAAGTGACCTATACTTTGATAGATGCTAAAATGGATAAAATTCCCCACGATTTAAGTATAACAACAACTGGAATCGCGGAATATATTAATGCCAATTTCAAATCTGAAAATGATAAAGTGAGAGCAGCTTTTTATTGGACAGCATCAAATATTAGATATGATATTCAGAACATAGGGTCTATTGATTATAAAGAAATATCTCAGGATAAAATAAAGAATACGCTGCTTACCAAGAAAGGAGTCTGTATTCATTATGCGGAGGTCTTTAATGATATTGCTAAAAAAGTGGGAGTTAAATCCTATCTTGTTTACGGATATACAAAACAAAACGGAAAAGTTGATATACTGTCACACGCATGGTGTGCTGCTAGAATCGATAATGCTTGGTGGCTTTTTGATCCAACATGGGGAGCAGGTTATATTCAGAATAAGAAGTTTATCAAAAAAATAAATAATCTCCATTATAAAGCAGCTCCAAGTCAATATATAGCAACCCATATGCCTTTTGATTATTTGTGGCAATTTTTAAATTATCCGGTAACCAATCAGGAGTTTATTGACGGGAAAACACAATTAAATAAAGCTAAACCTATTTTTGATTTTGTAACTCAAATTGAGGATTATGATCGTTTGTCAGATCTTGACAAAGCAAGAACGTCTTTGATCCGAATGGAAAAAAACGGCGTTAAAAATAATTTAATCCGAGAAATAATTCTTTCAAGAAAGAGTGAAGTAGAGGCTCTTCAGAATAACGATGCAATGGCTAAGCTGGAGGTAATCAGTAATGATTATAATCAAGCTATAGTTATGTTTAATGATTTTATTTTGTACCGTAATAAAAAATTCAAGCCAGCTTTACCAGATGAAGTGATTAGGGAAATGATTGAAACCCCAAAGCAAAAAATAGTAGATTGTCAAAACCGTATTTATGCGATTGGTAGTTATAATGACGCCAATGCTGCGAGTGTAAAATCATTAAAAAATGCAATAATAGATGTACTTAAACAAGTAGAAGCACAAGAAAAATTCGTTAATGATTATTTAAGTAAAAGCAAATTAGCTAGAAAAGCAATGTTTACCAAAGTGACATTTATTGGTATTCCCTCTAGATAGAAGTATGCTCTTTTTTAAAACTGATTTGCATTGTAGTTCCTTTTCCAATCTCAGAGCTTAATACTTTTATGTGTCCTTTGTGATATTTCTCTACAATTCTTTTGGTAAGTGAGAGACCTAATCCCCAACCTCTTTTTTTGGTAGTAAATCCAGGTTCAAATATTGTATTGAACTCCTTTTTGGGAATACCACTCCCTGTATCGATAATGCTTATCTTAACAAAATGGGCATCTTCTTCAATGTTTAAAGATAGTTTGCCTCTTCCTTTCATGGCATCAATAGAGTTCTTTACAAGATTTTCTATAGTCCAACTGTGTAAAGTTGGGTTGAACAATATATTTATTGGAGTTTGTGGTGCCTTGAACGTAAAATCAATTTGGTTTGAAAATCGAGCAATTAAATAGTCAAAAGAATTTTTAGTTTCTTCAATAATGTCTTTGTTCTCCAGTTTAGGTTCAGACCCAATTTTAGAGAAACGATCCGTAATAGTTTGCAAACGTTCTATATCTTTTTCAATTTCTATCGTTATGGATTCGTCTACATTGTCCAATTTTAAAATTTCTAACCAACCAATTAAGGAGGAGAGAGGCGTTCCTATTTGGTGTGCTGTTTCTTTCGCCATTCCAGCCCACAGTTTGTTTTGGGTTGCCACTTTGTTACTTTGGTAGAAATTATATATCAAAAAAGCAATTAAGATAATAATAAGAGATAAAGCAATAGGATAATACTTTAGTTTGTCTATCAAAGAGGAATCACCATAATATAATTCTTGTGATTTTCCAGGAGCATAAATGATTTTTATTGGCTCATTTTCACTTTTCAATTCATTTAAATATTCTTGAGCTTTTATTTTATCTTTTATAATAGTTTCATCAATATTTACTGAGTTGATAATACTGTCATTTTCTGTTAGAATTAAAGGAATAGTGGTGTTATTGCTAAATATTTGAAGGGGTAAATCTACTTCGGTATTTTCTCCTGCATTGATTAGTGTTTTTTGAGCTGTTGCCCAAAGATTCATTTTTATCCGTTCCTCATTTTTGAATATTTGAAAAAATGTATAGGTGTTCCAAAGGATAATGGAGATAATTAGAAAGGAAATAAAAACGATAATCCAACGAATAGGGTTGTTGCTTTGCGAAAAAATCATAAATGTAAATTTGTGGTATAAATATAGCGAAATATATAGGAGTGGGATTGTGTTATGCCAAAAATCATTGTTTTTAGGCGCTTGTTCTTACTGTTCGTTATATTCCTGATTAACAAAAACTATGGCAAAAAGCTTTGTTTTTATAAATCGGGAGATACTACTTGCATCAGGACTAGGCCTTTTGTAGTTATAATATAATTGTGGAATAATCGGTAATCTTACGGCTATTTTGTTATTTTTGTCCAAATAAAAATTTTATGATTAGTATTGATCCAAAAAGTATTGAGACCGTAAAACTACAAGGGTATTTGCAAAGTTCCGTAGGGCCTAGACCTATTGCTTTTGCTAGTACTATTGGCGAAAGTGGAGTCCCTAATTTGTCACCTTTTAGTTTTTTTAATGTGTTTAGTGCCAATCCGCCTATACTTGTTTTTTCGCCAGCAAGAAGAGTACGCGACAATACAATTAAGCATACCTTAATCAATGCAGAAGCTACTGGAGAAGTTGTGATCAATGTGGTAAATTATGATATTGTGCAACAAGCCTCTTTGGCAAGTACTGAGTATGCTGATGGAGTTGACGAATTTTTAAAATCTGGACTTACACCAGTACCATCAGATGTTGTGAAGCCTTTTAGAGTTAAGGAATCTCCAGTACAGTTTGAATGCAAAGTGACACAAATCATTCCGTTAGGGACAGAAGGCGGAGCAGGAAATTTAATTCTTTGTGAAGTTGTTAGAATGCATATCAATGAAGCGATTCTGAATGAAAATGGTGCTATTGATCAACATAAAATTGACTTGGTTTCCAGATTAGGAGCTAATTGGTATTCTAGATCCAATCAAGGATTGTTCGAAGTGCCAAAGCCATTGACAACATTAGGGATTGGTGTAGATGCCATACCGGATTTTGTAAAAAACAGTCCAGTTTTTGATGGAAATGATTTAGGGATGTTAGGTAATATTGAAGCCTTGCCCACAACAGAAGAAGTTAGTATATTTGTAGATCAAAATTTTGCCGTAAAGGCAGTTTTGAGCTCGGATGACCAGGAAAAAGTACACTTGGAAGCCAAAAGGTATCTCTTAAATAATGATGTACTTTCGTCTTGGAAAGTGCTTTTAGCCAAAAAAATAAATTCAAAATAACAATAATTAAATAAAAGAAGATGGAAGTATTAGGAAAAATTAAAGTTGTTAACCCAGAACAACAAGTAAGCGCATCATTTAGAAAAAGAGAGCTGGTTGTTACTACTGATGAGCAATATCCACAGCACATCATGATAGAATTTACACAAGATAAATGTGATTTGCTAAGCAATTATAACATAGGGGAAGCCGTAAAAGTTTCTATCAATTTAAGAGGAAGAGAATGGGTTAATCCACAAGGAGAAACTAAATATTTTAATAGTATTCAAGGATGGAGAATTGAAAGAATGGCTGCTGATGCACCAGTTCAACAAGCTCCTCCAATGCCAGCAGCTGCTACTTTTGCACCAGCTACTAACTTAAATGAAGAAGAAGCAGACGATTTGCCATTCTAAGATATAAAAGAGTAATTAGAATTAAAAAGTCAGAAGTTTGAGGTTACTTGAATTTCTGACTTTTTTTATTTTTGAAATTGAAAAATGTATTACTTATCTAAAGCTTTATTCTTTCCACCAGTTTCTGACGCTGATGTTGATGGAATTCTTGCATTTGGAGGTGACTTGTCTCCAGAGCGGTTGCAGTTAGCCTACAAAAGCGGAATTTTTCCTTGGTTTAACGAAGGAGAACCAATTATTTGGTGGGCTCCCGACCCTAGGATGGTATTATTCTTTGATGAATTGATTGTTTCAAAAAGTATGAGAAATATTCTGAATCGGAATCATTTTAAAGTTACTTTCAATCAAAATTTTAGAGAAGTTATTTCTAATTGTCAGCAAGTAAAGCGAAACGGGCAGATCGGAACCTGGATTACCAATGAAATGATTGATGCTTATTGTAAACTCAACGAATTGGGAATGGCAAAATCGGTTGAGGTATGGCAGAACGATCAATTGGTTGGTGGATTATATGGTATCGATTTGGGCCATGTTTTCTGTGGTGAAAGTATGTTTTCTTTGGTTTCAAATGCTTCTAAAGTTGCTTTTATAGCTTTGGCTAATCAGCTTAAAAAAGATAATTACCAACTTTTAGATTGCCAAGTGTATAATGAACATCTTGAAAGTTTAGGCTGTGTAGAAATAGAAAGAACCGTTTTTATGGAGATTTTAAAAACGGTTTAATTTCTTAGTTGTAAAGTAAGTAAAAATCTTAGAAGTTCAACTTTGTAAAACTCCAATTCAAAGTATTAAACAATACCAACTCATTTTCTAATGTTGGTAAATCCATTATTATTTTTAAGGTTTCGTGTGCCATCATAGTCCCGATCATTCCTGGTAATGTTCCCAATACGCCATTCAAATTGCAGTTAGGTACATCTTTTGGGTTGGGTGGTTCCGGAAACAAATCTCTAAGGTTTTTTGTGCCATTATGATTGAAAACGGCCAATTGACCTTCAAATTTTAAAATACTGCCATAAACCAATGTTTTTCCTAAAGCAATACAAGTGTCATTTGCTAGATAACGGGTTTCAAAATTATCGGATCCATCTACAACAAGATCAAAATCCTGCATAATCTGGCTGGCATTTTCAGAGGTCAATTTTTCTTCGAAAGCTATAATTGTAATCAAAGGATTCATTATTTCTAATGTTTCTTTTGCCGTTTTGGATTTGCTAAGCCCCACTTGTTTTTCGGTATATAGAATTTGGCGATGCAAGTTATGAAGCTCGATTTTGTCAAAATCTACAATGCCAATGGTTCCCACTCCAGCTGTAGCAATGTACTGTAATATTGGACAGCCCAGTCCGCCAGCGCCTATGACTAAAACTTTGGCATTTTTTAATTTTTTTTGCCCTTCTTCACCTATTTCAGGTAACATCACTTGACGGTTATATCTTAAATATTCTTGAACGATACTCATTTTTTATTAAGTCTTAAAGTTAGAAAGTAATAAAGTCGAAAGGAGGGATTAATTAAGAATAGGGTTTTCTTTATGACCTTCGGCTTTTGACTTTTTACTATATGTTCTGTCCCAATCTTTCCAAATGGGTTCGTATCCTTTATTGCTAATTATTTTGGCAATTTCCTCGGCGGAACGTTCATCGCTAATCTCAAATTGTTCCAAGGATTGAGGGTCAACAACGTAACCACCCGGATTGGTCTTGGAACCCGCACTCATACTGGTTACTCCAATTGGGATGATATTATTTCTGAAGTTTTCGTTTTCTCGAGTAGATATTGAAATCTCCAAATCTTCATTCCATAAGCGATAAGCACAAATGAGTTGTGTCAAATCTTTATCGTCCATAATAAAGTTGGGTTCAATAATTCCTTCTGCTGGGCGCAATCTCGGGAATGAAACCGAATATTTCGTTTGCCAATATGTTTTCTGTAAATAGTCTAAATGCAGGGCATTAAAAAAACTATCTGTTCTCCAATCTTCCAAACCGAGTAACACACCCAATCCAATCTTGTGAATTCCTGCTTTTCCAATTCTGTCGGGTGTTTCCAATCGATAATCAAAATTAGATTTTTTGCCTTTGGTGTGATACTTTTTATATACCTCCTGATGATACGTTTCTTGATATACTAAAACCGAATAGACTCCAGCTTCATGTAATCGTTGGTATTCTTCAGTAGATAGGGGCTGGACTTCTACAGAAATGGTTGAGAATTGTTCTTTTATTTGGTCAATCGCATTTAGAAAATAATTGATGTTTACGGTGTAATTAGCCTCGCCGGTAACCAATAGTACATGATCAAAGCCTGTCTCTTTCAAAGCCTCAACTTCTAGTTTTATTTCAGCATCGGATAATGTTTTGCGTTTGATTTTATTGTCTAAACTAAATCCGCAATAAGTACAAATGTTTTGACATTCGTTGCTCAAATACAATGGAGCATACATCTGTATAGTTTTTCCAAAGCGTTTTTTGGTCAATTCGTGGCATTCTTGTGCCATTTGCTCCAAATAGACTGTGGCTGCTGGCGAAATCAAAGTGATAAAATCATCTAGATTTCTTTTGCTTTTAGCCAATACCTGTTCTACCTGCCTTGTGGTTGTTTGGTATATTCTGGTTTGAATGGTGTCCCAATCATAATTCCCAAAAACCGATTTGAATGTTTTCATTTCATTTTGTTTTTTACGAAATCTGTGAGTTGTTATCTTGTACGCAGATTTTGATGATTTCCGCAGATTTTTATAATGAGTGTCTTTTAATTTTGGTCTGAGTAAATATGTTTGTGTTTTTTTTGTATGTAAATTCAGCTGATCTTGTTGATTTTTATTTGCGTGAATCTGCAAAATCTGCGTACCATTTAAAATATATTATTCATATAAAAAAGCGGTCAAAGGACTTGAGGCTACTGCTTGTTTGTATTGTTGTCCCAGTTTCGCTTCAAATGCTTTTCTTCCTGAAATTACGGCTTCTTTAAAGGCTTCAGCCATTAATTTAGGATTTCCAGCTACTGCAATTGCTGTATTTACCAGTACAGCATCCGCTCCCATTTCCATGGCTTTGGCTGCATCAGATGGAGCGCCAATGCCAGCATCAATAATTACCGGAACCTTGCTTTGTTCTATTATTATTTCTAGAAAATCTATTGTTTTTAATCCTTTGTTGCTACCAATGGGAGAGCCCAATGGCATTACTGCGGTAGTTCCAGCATTTTCTAGATGTTTACATAAAACCGGATCAGCATGTATGTAAGGCAAAACGATGAATCCTAATTTAGCCAATGCTTCAGTTGCTTTTAGGGTTTCTATAGCATCAGGCATTAAGTATTTAGGATCTGGATGAATTTCAAGTTTTAACCAATTGGTTTCTAAAGCTTCTCTGGCCAATTGTGCCGCAAAAATGGCTTCTTTGGCATTTCTTGCTCCCGAAGTGTTGGGTAATAAATTTATTCTAGGATGTTTTAAGTGATTTAAAATAGCATCGGTGTCGGTTTCTAAATCAATTCTTTTTAGCGCTACGGTTACCAATTCGCTTTCAGAAGATATAATGGCATCTTCCATTTCAGTATTTGAGCCAAATTTTCCAGTTCCTAAAAATAGTCTGGATTGTAGAGTTTTGTCTCCTATTTTAAATAATGACGTTGGCATATAATTTTTCGTTAAGTTGTGTGATGAGTTTGTTTTTTTGATCACTTTCGGTAATAATGCCCGAAACTGCAATACCATGAATTCCTGTTGTCATTAAAGCATCGACATTTTCTAATGTAATACCACCAATGGCATAAATTGGCATTTCTTTTTGCTTAGTATTGAGTTTGTTTATAATTGAACGATAACCGTCTAATCCTAAAATTGGACTTAAGTTTTCTTTTGTTTTTGTGAATTGAAAGGGGCCTAGGCCAATATAATCGCAGCCGTTATTAATATGATTTGTTATGTCTTCAAAAGTATTTGCGGTTGCTCCAATAATTTTGGTTTCTCCCAGAATAGCTCGCGCTTCTAGAATGCTTGTGTCAGTAAGTCCAAGATGAACACCATCAGCAGCTATTTGTTCAGCTAAATGTACATCATCGTTTATGATGAAGTTGGCTAGGTATTCTTCACACAAGAAATGTACGGCTTCTGCCAAAGCAAATGTTTTTTTTGGTTTTTGATTCTTGAATCGCATTTGTATCCAATCGCACCCATTGTCTAAAGCTTCGTGAATGTTGTACAATTGTTCTTTGATTGTGTCTCCTTGGGAGATGTATTGTAGTTTATTATACATAATGGTATCCTAGTTTAGTTGGGTTAGAAAGTAAAAAGTTTTCTATATATAGTTTTGCATTTTGACAAGCCATTTTTAAGTTTTGTCCTAATGCAAGATTGGCAGTAATTGCTGAGGAAAGAACACAGCCAGATCCGTGTTTTTCATAATAATTATCGATTTTTGGTAAAAGCTTGTAAAGATCGTCTTTGGTAAAAAGATAATCAACACCAGTTTCGTAAGGGTTGTGTCCTCCTTTTAGTAAAATTGAACAATAATTGGAATAGGACTTTGCAATAGTATGTGTATTGTCTTCTTCAGGATTAAAGTATTTGATTTCATTATAATTTGGTGTAATCAACTCGATTTGACTAAGAATTTTTGTTAGAATATTTTGATCCCGTAGGGATAAAAATTCAAAATTGGTTGAGGATTTTATAATTGGATCCCAAATGATTTTGATATTCGGTGAATGCTTTTTTAGAAAAATGATTATTTCATTCAAATAGTCAAATGAGGGTACTATGCCAATTTTGGCCACTCTAACAGGATAACTTGCCAAAAGGACCATTATAGATTCTACAACAAAATCAATAGGAGTCCATTGTATTCTATGAAACTCATTCTCGGTTTGTATTGTGTTTGCTGTATTGATTGCAAATCCAAGTACTTTGTGTTGCTCAAAAGTTTTGATATCTGCCAAAACTCCCGCACCACCCGAAGGATCAAATCCCGCTATTGTTAAAACGATTGGATGATTTTCTGACATGATTTAAAATTTTCGATGGGATTGTTCCGATTCCAAATGGTTCCTAAAATGGCTACTTTATCAAACCCTTTTTTTAATGTTTTTTTGATGTTTTTAGATTCTATTCCGCCCAAAGCAACGAGTGAAGTCGAATAATTGTTACGATTTTTAATAGTTTCAAGTAGATTTACTTTAGAAAAATAATTTTCTTTAGATATACTTGGATAGACCGGTGCTAAAAAGGCATATTCGAAACTATCGTCTAATTCATTAAAATCTTCAATGGAGTGAACTGATGTCGACAATCGGAAACCTTTTTTTGTATGCTGAGCAAAGGGCAAGTTATTAGGTAGCATTAGTGTTACTTTTCGCTTGCTTTCGCTAAAATGAATACGATTAATACCAAATTCTTCGGCAATATCATAATGACTGTGTAAAACCAAACGATCTCTGTAGTTGGAATTGATGTTCAAAAGAAATTGTTTCATTTGGGAAATTCCAAAATGAGGTTTTCGAACATGAAATAACATTAGACCTTCCTCAAAAAGAGAATGAATAATGTTGATTTCGTTATCTACTGTAATTGGATTTGAAATTACAATCATTTTTTTGATTTAAGAATTGAAAGATTGAAAGATGGTTTAAATACAAGATTTTTTAATCTTTCAATCTTTCTATCAATTTTAAATATAAATTTCTTTGCCTTGTTCGATGAATTCTTCTGACTTCTCTTGCATTCCTTTTTCGGCTTCGGCAACATCACGTATTTCCTGTGAAATTTTCATTGAGCAAAATTTAGGACCGCACATAGAACAAAAATGCGCCACTTTTGCACCGTCAGCAGGTAGAGTTTCATCATGAAATTCTCTTGCTGTATCTGGATCTAATGATAAATTGAATTGATCTTCCCAGCGGAATTCAAATCGTGCTTTGCTTAATGCATTGTCACGGTATTGTGACCCAGGGTGTCCTTTGGCTAAGTCGGCAGCGTGTGCGGCAATTTTATAGGTTATTACTCCGTCTTTTACGTCTTTTTTATTTGGCAAACCAAGATGTTCTTTTGGAGTAACATAACATAACATAGCACATCCGTACCAACCAATCATTGCAGCTCCAATTGCTGAGGTAATGTGATCGTAACCAGGTGCAATGTCTGTTGTAAGTGGGCCTAATGTGTAAAATGGAGCTTCATCACAATGTTCCAATTGTTTCTCCATATTTTCTTTGATCATGTGCATTGGGACGTGACCAGGACCTTCGATAAATACTTGAACATCATGTTTCCAAGCAATTTTAGCTAATTCACCAAGAGTTTCTAATTCTGCAAATTGCGCAGCATCATTGGCATCTGCAATAGAACCAGGACGTAAGCCATCTCCAAGAGAAAAGGCAACATCGTATTGTTTCATGATTTCGCAAATGTCCTCGAAGTGAGTGTAAAGAAAGTTTTCTTTGTGGTGAAACAAACACCATTTTGCCATAATAGAACCACCACGGGAAACAATACCTGTTACACGTTCTGCAGTTAAGTGAATATAGCGCAATAAAACTCCAGCATGGATAGTGAAATAAGAAACTCCCTGTTCTGCTTGCTCAATAAGAGTGTCGCGAAAGACTTCCCAAGTCAGATCTTCGGCAATTCCGTTTACTTTTTCTAGAGCTTGATATATAGGCACCGTCCCGATTGGTACTGGTGAGTTACGAATAATCCATTCTCTGGTTTCGTGTATGTTTTTTCCGGTTGATAAGTCCATGATGGTGTCGGCACCCCAACGGCAAGCCCAGACAGCTTTCTCTACTTCTTCCTCAATACTTGAAGTAACAGCACTGTTCCCAATGTTTGCATTTATTTTAACCAAAAAGTTACGACCTACAATCATAGGTTCACTTTCTGGATGGTTGATGTTATTAGGGATAATGGCACGACCACGAGCTACTTCGCTTCTTACGAATTCAGGTGTGATTTTGCTTTTTGGAGTTTTGGCGCCAAAGCTGTTTCCTGCGTGTTGGCATTGCATCGCTTTGGTTTGCTCATTCAATTGCTCGATGCGTTGGTTTTCACGAATAGCAATGTATTCCATTTCAGGAGTGATGATGCCTTGTTTTGCGTAATGCAATTGGGATACATTAGCTCCTTTTTTGGCACGCATAGGTTTGTGTAAATATTCAAAACGCAAATGATCCAGTTTCTCGTTATTCAAACGGGATTTTCCGTAATCCGATGAGATTTCAGTTAGTTCTTCCACATCATTACGGTCTAGAATCCATTGCTCGCGAATGCGTGGCAATCCTTTTCGAACATCAATATCTATGTTTGGATCAGTGTATGGACCAGAAGTGTCATAAACGGTTACTGATGGATTTTTTTCGATTCTTCCGTTGGATAATTTAGTATCTGCTAGTGAAATTTCACGCATGGCTACTTTAATCGGATGTATTTCGCCTTCGATATATACTTTTTTTGAGTTAGGGAAAGGGGCTCTTGAGATTTTTTCTTCGTTGCTCATTTTATTTTTTATTTTTTATTGAAAGATTGAAAGATTGAAAGATTGAAAGATTGAAAGATTGAAAGATTGAAAGATTGAAAGATTGAAAGATTGAAAGATTGAAAGATTCGAATCGTTAAATTCTTAAATCTTCCAATTTTTAAATTTATTATCCGCCTTGTGTGGCAGAAATGATAAGAATATCGTCGGTTGGATTGAGGAAATGATTATTCCAGTTGTTTTTTGGAATAACTGTAGCATTGATCGCTATGGCGATTCCGTTTTGTTTTTCGGGAAGTTCCAAGTCAAGAAGTGCTTGAACAGTTAGGCTGTCAAGAGCAAATTGTTTGATTTGATTGTTAATTTTTAGTTCCATTCCTTTTTGAATTTAGTATAAGTTATACTTTAGGAATGGCTATAGGAGTACGCAATGGTACACGGAAGTCATCTTACTTTTCCCTACGCTAGTATGAACTAGATCAGGTTCAGAGGGTAAAATCTCAGCCTACAATTGTAGACACCCCTAAAGTTTGGAGCAAATGTAATTAAAAAAGTTTAGAAGTTTAAAAAGTTTAATGTTTAAAACTTTTTGAAGTCTTGATATTTTTGTGATATTTCTGAAAGGCAAATTTGTCTTTTGGTAACTAATTTCTCTTCCAGCAATCGGCTATATGGTCATCTACCATACCAGTGGCTTGCATGTGGGCATATACTACTGTTGAACCAACAAATTTGAACCCACGTTTTTTTAAGTCCTTACTAATAGCGTCAGACAGGGGAGTTGTGGCTTGAACTTCACTTAAACTTTTTCGATTGTTTATAATAGGTTTTCCATCTACAAAGCCCCAAATGTATTTGGAAAAACTGCCAAATTCATCTTGCACTTTCATAAAGGCTATAGCGTTTGAAATTGCGGAACGTATTTTTAATTGGTTACGAATGATGCCTGGGTCCTGCATTAAATCCTGAACTTTGTCTTCGGAATAGCTAGCGATTTTTTTATAATCGAATGCATCAAAAGCTACTCTGAAATTTTCTCTTTTGTTGAGTATCGTGATCCAGCTCAATCCTGCCTGGAAAGTTTCCAGTATTAGAAATTCAAATAACTTCGAATCTTCATAAACGGGAACACCCCATTCTTCATCATGGTATTTTTGATATAATTCACTCGAATTACACCAGCCGCATCTTACAAGTTCTTTTTTCATTATTTATTTATCTCCCAGTGGTAGCCTTTTACTGACGGTATGTAGGCTG
Protein-coding regions in this window:
- the thiS gene encoding sulfur carrier protein ThiS, with product MELKINNQIKQFALDSLTVQALLDLELPEKQNGIAIAINATVIPKNNWNNHFLNPTDDILIISATQGG
- a CDS encoding thiamine phosphate synthase; the encoded protein is MIVISNPITVDNEINIIHSLFEEGLMLFHVRKPHFGISQMKQFLLNINSNYRDRLVLHSHYDIAEEFGINRIHFSESKRKVTLMLPNNLPFAQHTKKGFRLSTSVHSIEDFNELDDSFEYAFLAPVYPSISKENYFSKVNLLETIKNRNNYSTSLVALGGIESKNIKKTLKKGFDKVAILGTIWNRNNPIENFKSCQKIIQSF
- the thiH gene encoding 2-iminoacetate synthase ThiH yields the protein MKTFKSVFGNYDWDTIQTRIYQTTTRQVEQVLAKSKRNLDDFITLISPAATVYLEQMAQECHELTKKRFGKTIQMYAPLYLSNECQNICTYCGFSLDNKIKRKTLSDAEIKLEVEALKETGFDHVLLVTGEANYTVNINYFLNAIDQIKEQFSTISVEVQPLSTEEYQRLHEAGVYSVLVYQETYHQEVYKKYHTKGKKSNFDYRLETPDRIGKAGIHKIGLGVLLGLEDWRTDSFFNALHLDYLQKTYWQTKYSVSFPRLRPAEGIIEPNFIMDDKDLTQLICAYRLWNEDLEISISTRENENFRNNIIPIGVTSMSAGSKTNPGGYVVDPQSLEQFEISDERSAEEIAKIISNKGYEPIWKDWDRTYSKKSKAEGHKENPILN
- a CDS encoding thiazole synthase, producing MPTSLFKIGDKTLQSRLFLGTGKFGSNTEMEDAIISSESELVTVALKRIDLETDTDAILNHLKHPRINLLPNTSGARNAKEAIFAAQLAREALETNWLKLEIHPDPKYLMPDAIETLKATEALAKLGFIVLPYIHADPVLCKHLENAGTTAVMPLGSPIGSNKGLKTIDFLEIIIEQSKVPVIIDAGIGAPSDAAKAMEMGADAVLVNTAIAVAGNPKLMAEAFKEAVISGRKAFEAKLGQQYKQAVASSPLTAFLYE
- a CDS encoding thiamine phosphate synthase, coding for MYNKLQYISQGDTIKEQLYNIHEALDNGCDWIQMRFKNQKPKKTFALAEAVHFLCEEYLANFIINDDVHLAEQIAADGVHLGLTDTSILEARAILGETKIIGATANTFEDITNHINNGCDYIGLGPFQFTKTKENLSPILGLDGYRSIINKLNTKQKEMPIYAIGGITLENVDALMTTGIHGIAVSGIITESDQKNKLITQLNEKLYANVII
- a CDS encoding hydroxymethylpyrimidine/phosphomethylpyrimidine kinase; this translates as MSENHPIVLTIAGFDPSGGAGVLADIKTFEQHKVLGFAINTANTIQTENEFHRIQWTPIDFVVESIMVLLASYPVRVAKIGIVPSFDYLNEIIIFLKKHSPNIKIIWDPIIKSSTNFEFLSLRDQNILTKILSQIELITPNYNEIKYFNPEEDNTHTIAKSYSNYCSILLKGGHNPYETGVDYLFTKDDLYKLLPKIDNYYEKHGSGCVLSSAITANLALGQNLKMACQNAKLYIENFLLSNPTKLGYHYV
- a CDS encoding DNA-3-methyladenine glycosylase I, which gives rise to MKKELVRCGWCNSSELYQKYHDEEWGVPVYEDSKLFEFLILETFQAGLSWITILNKRENFRVAFDAFDYKKIASYSEDKVQDLMQDPGIIRNQLKIRSAISNAIAFMKVQDEFGSFSKYIWGFVDGKPIINNRKSLSEVQATTPLSDAISKDLKKRGFKFVGSTVVYAHMQATGMVDDHIADCWKRN
- the thiC gene encoding phosphomethylpyrimidine synthase ThiC, which gives rise to MSNEEKISRAPFPNSKKVYIEGEIHPIKVAMREISLADTKLSNGRIEKNPSVTVYDTSGPYTDPNIDIDVRKGLPRIREQWILDRNDVEELTEISSDYGKSRLNNEKLDHLRFEYLHKPMRAKKGANVSQLHYAKQGIITPEMEYIAIRENQRIEQLNEQTKAMQCQHAGNSFGAKTPKSKITPEFVRSEVARGRAIIPNNINHPESEPMIVGRNFLVKINANIGNSAVTSSIEEEVEKAVWACRWGADTIMDLSTGKNIHETREWIIRNSPVPIGTVPIYQALEKVNGIAEDLTWEVFRDTLIEQAEQGVSYFTIHAGVLLRYIHLTAERVTGIVSRGGSIMAKWCLFHHKENFLYTHFEDICEIMKQYDVAFSLGDGLRPGSIADANDAAQFAELETLGELAKIAWKHDVQVFIEGPGHVPMHMIKENMEKQLEHCDEAPFYTLGPLTTDIAPGYDHITSAIGAAMIGWYGCAMLCYVTPKEHLGLPNKKDVKDGVITYKIAAHAADLAKGHPGSQYRDNALSKARFEFRWEDQFNLSLDPDTAREFHDETLPADGAKVAHFCSMCGPKFCSMKISQEIRDVAEAEKGMQEKSEEFIEQGKEIYI